Proteins from a genomic interval of Zingiber officinale cultivar Zhangliang chromosome 1B, Zo_v1.1, whole genome shotgun sequence:
- the LOC122047881 gene encoding cytochrome P450 714B3-like, whose translation MEISDPVLQFLLALCMAGACSLAFYFYYRSWFRPQTVRRRLRQQGVAGPPPSFPFGNSLEMKRLVAEMKRRRGRGGEETTEIEHDYTPLVFPYFEHWRKIYGPVFLYSMGNVVALHVSHPDVVKEISLCSSSDLGKASYLKKTHEPLFGQGILKSNGESWSHQRKIIAPEFFSDKVKGMVDLMVDSATPLLTSWRETVELAGGTAEIKIDEHLRRYSADAISRTCFGSNYAKGKEIFEKLRALQNAVARPNFFAEITGLRCIPTKRAREVQRLNREVNALILRAAKEEDKEESGGEQPTQRNLLQAILRSASGSLECSDRFVVDNCKNIYFAGHETTAVAASWCLMLLALHPEWQARARAEAVEVCGGRSPDSNALQKMKILTMVIQETLRLYPPGAFVAREALRDVDLAGLLIPAGVNIYVPVTVLHHDASIWGPDPHRFDPDRFARGSSSITAAAGCRPPHTYLPFGAGPRTCLGQNFAMAELKVVLSLLLLRFDFDLSPAYCHSPCMRLIVEPEHGVKLLVKQVQADSITS comes from the exons ATGGAGATCAGCGATCCAGTACTGCAGTTCTTGCTCGCCCTGTGCATGGCCGGAGCTTGCAGCTTAGCCTTCTACTTCTACTACAGGTCCTGGTTCCGACCGCAGACCGTCCGCCGGAGGCTGAGGCAGCAGGGCGTGGCTGGGCCGCCTCCTTCGTTCCCCTTCGGGAACTCGCTCGAGATGAAGAGGCTCGTCGCGGAGATGAAACGGAGGAGAGGCCGAGGAGGGGAAGAAACTACTGAAATCGAGCATGACTATACTCCTCTGGTGTTTCCTTACTTCGAACACTGGAGGAAAATTTACG GCCCGGTGTTTTTATATTCGATGGGCAATGTGGTCGCGTTACATGTGAGTCACCCTGACGTGGTGAAGGAGATCAGCCTCTGTTCTTCCTCAGATTTGGGCAAGGCCAGTTACTTGAAGAAGACCCACGAGCCTCTGTTCGGCCAAGGCATTCTCAAATCCAATGGCGAGTCTTGGTCTCACCAAAGAAAGATCATTGCTCCGGAGTTCTTCTCCGACAAAGTCAAG GGGATGGTGGATTTGATGGTGGACTCTGCAACTCCATTGCTGACGTCATGGAGAGAGACAGTTGAGCTCGCAGGAGGAACCGCAGAAATAAAGATCGACGAGCATTTGAGACGCTACTCTGCAGATGCGATCTCAAGGACATGTTTTGGGAGCAATTACGCGAAAGGGAAGGAGATCTTTGAGAAACTAAGAGCCCTGCAAAACGCCGTCGCAAGACCGAATTTCTTTGCCGAAATCACTGGCTTAAG ATGCATTCCGACGAAGCGAGCGCGTGAGGTGCAGAGGCTGAACAGGGAGGTGAACGCTCTGATCTTGAGAGCGGCGAAGGAGGAGGACAAGGAGGAGAGCGGCGGAGAACAGCCGACTCAGAGGAACCTTCTTCAGGCCATCCTGCGCAGTGCGAGCGGGAGCCTGGAGTGCTCCGATAGGTTCGTGGTGGACAACTGCAAGAACATATACTTCGCCGGGCACGAGACGACCGCGGTGGCGGCCAGTTGGTGTCTGATGCTTCTGGCGCTGCACCCGGAGTGGCAGGCTCGGGCTCGCGCCGAGGCAGTGGAGGTCTGCGGCGGCCGATCGCCGGACTCGAATGCGCTTCAGAAGATGAAGATC TTGACGATGGTGATCCAGGAGACGCTGAGACTGTACCCTCCCGGCGCGTTCGTGGCCCGGGAGGCGCTCAGGGACGTGGACCTCGCCGGCCTCCTCATTCCGGCCGGCGTCAACATCTACGTGCCCGTCACCGTTCTCCACCATGACGCCTCCATCTGGGGCCCCGACCCCCACCGCTTCGACCCCGACCGCTTCGCCCGCGGCTCCTCCTCCATCACTGCCGCCGCCGGCTGCCGCCCCCCGCACACCTACCTTCCCTTCGGCGCTGGGCCGCGCACCTGCCTCGGTCAAAACTTCGCCATGGCCGAGCTCAAGGTCGTCCTCTCGCTTCTCCTGCTCCGGTTCGACTTCGACCTCTCGCCGGCGTACTGCCATTCGCCTTGCATGAGGCTGATCGTGGAGCCGGAGCACGGAGTGAAGCTGCTGGTCAAGCAAGTGCAAGCCGACTCGATTACCAGCTAA
- the LOC122022413 gene encoding L-ascorbate oxidase homolog: MKMSSPAATALLVACICLLGLFSPAVRAEDPYLFFTWKVSYGTMSPLGVPQQVILINDQFPGPNINSTTNNNIVINVFNNLDEPLLFTWNGIQHRKNSWQDGMPGTNCPILPGTNYTYHYQMKDQIGSFFYFPSTGMQRAVGGFGGIRVNSRLLIPVPFDDPADDYTVLIGDWYTKSHKALANTLDAGQNIGNPNGVLINGKTGKDSSGKDDPPLFIMEAGKTYRYRMCNVGLKLALNFRIQGHVMKLVEMDGSHTVQNVYESLDIHVGQCLSVLVTADQPPRDYYMATSARFTKYSRNATGIIRYAGSSTPPSQDLPPAPVGWAWSLNQWRSFRWNLTASAARPNPQGSYHYGGINITRTIKLLSNVGLVDGKRRYALNGVSHENPATPLKLAQYFGIADKVFQYNIISDDPAPETTNSIKVAPNVVNCTFRDYIEIILENPERSIQCYHLDGYSFFPLGMGHGKWSPSSRDTYNLLDTVSRHTIQVYPRSWTAIGLTFDNSGMWNIRSEMWERHYLGQQLYFSVLCSARSLRDEYSLPATQMLCGEVVGLPTPPPYT, translated from the exons ATGAAGATGTCGTCGCCGGCGGCCACCGCACTCCTAGTTGCTTGTATTTGTCTTCTCGGCCTCTTCTCCCCGGCGGTGCGCGCCGAGGACCCTTATCTATTCTTCACATGGAAGGTCAGTTACGGCACCATGTCTCCTCTCGGCGTCCCACAGCAGGTCATCCTCATCAACGACCAGTTCCCAGGCCCCAACATCAATTCCACCACCAACAACAACATCGTCATCAACGTCTTCAATAACCTCGACGAGCCCCTCCTCTTCACATG GAATGGCATCCAGCACAGGAAGAATTCATGGCAAGATGGCATGCCGGGCACCAACTGTCCCATCCTTCCCGGCACAAACTACACCTATCACTATCAGATGAAGGACCAAATCGGGAGCTTCTTCTACTTTCCGTCCACCGGCATGCAGCGTGCCGTCGGCGGCTTCGGCGGCATCCGCGTCAACAGCCGCCTTCTCATCCCCGTACCCTTCGATGACCCCGCCGACGACTACACCGTCCTCATCGGCGACTGGTACACCAAGAGCCACAAGGCGCTGGCCAACACGCTCGACGCCGGCCAGAACATCGGCAACCCCAACGGCGTCCTCATCAACGGTAAGACCGGAAAGGACTCCTCCGGCAAGGATGACCCACCGCTGTTCATCATGGAGGCCGGCAAGACGTACCGGTACCGCATGTGCAACGTGGGGCTCAAGCTGGCGCTCAACTTCCGGATCCAGGGCCATGTCATGAAGCTGGTGGAGATGGACGGGTCGCACACGGTGCAGAACGTGTACGAGTCCCTCGACATTCACGTCGGCCAGTGCCTCTCTGTTCTCGTCACCGCCGATCAGCCCCCTCGCGACTACTACATGGCCACCTCCGCCCGCTTCACCAAGTACTCCAGAAACGCCACCGGCATCATCCGTTACGCCGGCTCCTCCACCCCACCGTCACAGGATCTGCCGCCGGCACCCGTCGGATGGGCCTGGTCTCTCAATCAGTGGCGCTCCTTCCGGTGGAACCTCACCGCCAGCGCCGCCCGTCCCAACCCCCAGGGATCCTACCACTACGGCGGCATCAACATCACGCGCACCATCAAGCTCCTCAGCAACGTCGGGCTCGTCGACGGCAAGCGCCGCTACGCCCTCAACGGCGTGTCGCACGAGAACCCCGCCACTCCCCTCAAGCTCGCCCAGTACTTCGGCATCGCCGATAAGGTGTTCCAGTACAACATCATCTCCGACGATCCGGCGCCGGAGACGACCAACTCCATCAAGGTCGCGCCCAACGTCGTCAATTGCACTTTCAGAGACTACATTGAGATCATCCTCGAGAATCCGGAGAGGAGCATTCAGTGCTACCATTTGGACGGCTACTCCTTCTTCCCCCTCGG GATGGGACACGGGAAGTGGTCGCCGTCGAGCCGGGATACATACAACCTTCTTGACACGGTGAGCCGGCACACCATTCAGGTGTACCCGAGGTCATGGACGGCGATCGGCCTCACGTTCGACAACTCCGGGATGTGGAACATTCGGTCAGAAATGTGGGAGAGGCACTACCTCGGCCAGCAGCTCTACTTCAGCGTGCTGTGTTCGGCGAGGTCGCTGAGGGATGAGTACAGCCTGCCGGCAACCCAGATGCTCTGCGGTGAAGTGGTCGGCTTGCCCACGCCGCCACCTTATACCTAA
- the LOC122047888 gene encoding NAC domain-containing protein 2-like: MGVVDRRRDAEAELNLPPGFRFHPTDEELVEHYLCRKAACQRLPVPIIAEVDLYKYDPWDLPEKALFGQREWYFFTPRDRKYPNGLRPNRAAGSGYWKATGADKPVVVPDTGRPAAIKKALVFYHGKPPRGVKTDWIMHEYRLANPNRSATNKKGTLRLDDWVLCRLYNKKNSWEKKKTPVKTEAVESPETIADSLRTPESDIDHEGYPADFDELIQRGGFYPNQTMNDEKHKEESDWFTDFNLDDLQSPFAEIESIDVSSQDDYFPSVFSPYFKSSMPSF; this comes from the exons ATGGGAGTTGTTGACAGGAGGAGAGACGCGGAGGCGGAGCTCAACCTTCCGCCGGGGTTCCGCTTCCACCCCACCGACGAAGAGCTCGTCGAGCACTACCTCTGCCGGAAGGCGGCGTGCCAGCGCCTGCCGGTTCCGATCATCGCCGAGGTCGACCTCTACAAGTACGACCCGTGGGACCTTCCAG AGAAGGCGTTGTTCGGGCAGCGGGAGTGGTACTTCTTCACGCCGAGGGACCGAAAGTACCCTAACGGGTTGCGGCCGAATCGGGCGGCCGGGAGCGGGTACTGGAAAGCGACTGGCGCCGATAAGCCGGTGGTCGTGCCGGACACCGGCCGGCCTGCCGCGATCAAGAAGGCGCTGGTGTTCTACCACGGCAAGCCGCCGAGAGGCGTCAAGACAGATTGGATCATGCACGAGTACCGGCTCGCGAACCCAAATCGCTCGGCGACGAACAAGAAAGGCACCCTGAGA TTGGACGACTGGGTGCTGTGCCGGTTATACAACAAGAAGAACAgctgggagaagaagaagacgccAGTGAAAACAGAGGCGGTGGAGTCGCCGGAGACCATCGCCGACAGCTTACGTACGCCGGAATCCGACATCGACCACGAAGGATATCCTGCCGATTTCGACGAGCTAATCCAACGAGGTGGATTCTATCCCAATCAGACAATGAACGACGAGAAGCACAAGGAAGAGAGCGACTGGTTCACAGACTTCAACCTCGACGATTTGCAGAGTCCGTTCGCCGAAATCGAATCAATCGATGTGTCGAGCCAAGATGATTACTTCCCGTCGGTGTTTTCTCCATATTTTAAATCGAGTATGCCTTCATTTTGA